A genomic region of Paenibacillus sp. PL2-23 contains the following coding sequences:
- a CDS encoding VWA domain-containing protein: MQFLSAASAWFALALPLIAMMYMLKRSYPETEVASHLLWRRLLREQEANKPWQRLRGRLLLLLQLLAALLIVAALMEPAIWRADSTRGHAVLVIDRSGSMAELMDAGGGTHPQTRFQDAIEAAKGWIGEQPANREITLIASGAEPEELDGDHSDRAALLARLDELSPYYGRTDNAAALSLGDSLLQGEQGGIMVLFTDGRWLDAKEANELRLSTPVDVFVSGGEERQPSGAIIQMGVRSDPANGEYQQASVTVQNNGETEMAFQLRLSAARLDQGMELVRELEVSVPPGEWRSVSADGLPLAPYYRAQLMPSVDSVPVDNIAYAFPAGSQASKLLLVTEGNLFLEKALQLAGVQPVKMAPNAPAPSEEASETFDAIVVDGAYELLMGDGDWRELLEDKPLWLIDHPQTGAENTAVPKHSAAEAAEHPVVSYISLLDTYIGRMNVPTPDEVVWGAPILTYGGVPAIYAGTDKGMPKLRYTFKLQDSDLPLRPEFPVLIVQSVEWLRGGTTGQLGAVQAGQPLELAFRSATERAEWTLVERLPQGDGAPGERPVPLPDLVMGEGVQEAPTVPGLYALKELDEKGEVVEERYLSVVPDYAEWMPETEDEHNLSLQYGSKADEEGGASVDQAEAERQDDRSAFSQQPLLLWLALATLAVMALEWEVYRRGYSG, translated from the coding sequence TTGCAATTTCTATCCGCGGCATCCGCTTGGTTTGCCTTGGCGCTGCCGCTAATTGCGATGATGTATATGTTGAAGAGGAGCTATCCGGAGACCGAGGTGGCCAGCCATCTGCTGTGGCGGAGGCTCCTTCGGGAGCAGGAGGCGAATAAGCCGTGGCAGAGGCTGAGGGGGCGTCTGCTCCTATTGCTGCAGCTTCTGGCTGCGCTGCTGATTGTTGCGGCGCTTATGGAGCCTGCGATATGGAGAGCTGACAGCACGAGAGGCCATGCTGTTCTCGTGATCGACCGTTCCGGCAGTATGGCGGAGCTCATGGATGCTGGAGGCGGGACCCATCCGCAGACTCGCTTCCAGGACGCCATCGAAGCAGCCAAGGGGTGGATCGGGGAGCAGCCAGCGAATCGGGAGATCACCCTGATCGCCTCCGGAGCGGAGCCGGAGGAGCTGGACGGAGACCACAGTGATCGCGCGGCTTTGCTGGCGAGGCTTGATGAGCTGTCGCCTTATTACGGGAGAACGGACAATGCTGCGGCCTTGTCCTTGGGGGATTCCCTGCTCCAAGGCGAACAGGGGGGGATCATGGTACTATTCACAGATGGCCGGTGGCTGGACGCAAAGGAAGCAAACGAGCTTCGGCTAAGTACCCCTGTCGACGTCTTCGTGTCGGGCGGCGAAGAGAGGCAGCCAAGCGGCGCCATCATCCAGATGGGTGTGCGGTCTGATCCTGCGAACGGCGAATATCAGCAGGCCTCCGTCACGGTTCAGAACAATGGTGAGACGGAGATGGCTTTCCAGCTCCGGTTATCCGCCGCCCGTCTGGATCAGGGCATGGAGCTCGTGCGGGAGCTGGAGGTGTCCGTACCGCCAGGGGAATGGAGAAGCGTGAGCGCAGATGGGCTGCCTCTGGCTCCTTATTACAGAGCGCAGCTGATGCCCTCTGTTGACAGCGTTCCTGTCGACAATATCGCATATGCCTTTCCTGCAGGGAGCCAAGCCAGCAAGCTGCTGCTCGTTACGGAGGGCAACTTATTTCTGGAAAAAGCATTGCAGCTAGCCGGTGTGCAGCCGGTCAAAATGGCCCCGAACGCCCCTGCTCCGTCTGAGGAGGCATCAGAGACTTTCGACGCCATCGTTGTGGACGGCGCTTATGAGCTTCTCATGGGAGACGGGGACTGGAGGGAGCTGCTGGAGGATAAGCCTCTATGGTTAATTGACCATCCACAGACAGGGGCGGAGAATACGGCTGTGCCGAAGCATTCCGCCGCAGAAGCGGCCGAGCATCCCGTCGTGTCCTATATTTCGCTGCTGGATACGTATATCGGCAGAATGAACGTCCCGACCCCGGACGAGGTCGTGTGGGGAGCTCCCATTCTGACATACGGGGGCGTGCCGGCGATTTATGCCGGAACGGATAAGGGCATGCCGAAGCTGCGCTATACGTTCAAGCTGCAGGATTCGGACCTGCCGCTGCGTCCTGAATTTCCCGTGTTGATCGTCCAGTCCGTTGAGTGGCTCCGCGGCGGGACGACAGGCCAGCTTGGAGCCGTTCAGGCGGGGCAGCCGCTGGAGCTTGCCTTCCGCTCAGCAACGGAACGAGCAGAGTGGACGCTGGTTGAGCGACTTCCGCAGGGTGATGGAGCCCCTGGAGAGCGTCCTGTGCCGCTGCCTGATCTTGTAATGGGCGAGGGGGTGCAGGAGGCTCCGACTGTGCCCGGCTTGTACGCCCTGAAGGAGCTTGACGAGAAGGGGGAGGTCGTAGAAGAGCGCTACTTGTCCGTTGTGCCGGACTATGCGGAATGGATGCCGGAGACAGAGGACGAGCATAACCTGAGCCTCCAGTATGGCTCGAAGGCTGACGAAGAAGGCGGCGCATCTGTGGACCAGGCTGAAGCTGAACGCCAGGACGACCGATCCGCATTCAGTCAGCAGCCGTTGCTGCTGTGGCTAGCGCTTGCGACGCTTGCCGTCATGGCTCTGGAATGGGAGGTGTATCGCCGTGGGTATTCAGGCTGA
- a CDS encoding DUF58 domain-containing protein, giving the protein MNERAATATQALSGEAALKLLFPDQAALTLAERLRLAGGSRIRGTMAGKRRSAALGGSQEFADYRPYVPGDDTRRIDWSVYGRTGRAYIRQYWDEQELHAHLYIDTSRSMDFEGGAPCSKLLYALRLAALVGYAALAGDDRVTLRTFDDQSMGVASPILRGRAAFPKLYTHLAHVSTTAKGAVGMDDKSGEGALAPASNLARPFRSAGALPRRAGVTWLFTDALFEEGIEETLMSLASAGQQLVLVQLLSPEELRPSLSGELKLVDSELGSGKEVAISDGLLKEYRASVAAYQELLRRRCAELGAAYAFVDTGLTMSEALQLLLAIPGGLRR; this is encoded by the coding sequence ATGAATGAGAGGGCTGCAACTGCAACTCAAGCCTTGTCGGGAGAAGCTGCGCTCAAGCTGCTTTTTCCCGACCAGGCTGCTTTGACGCTGGCAGAGCGGTTACGCCTTGCGGGAGGCAGCCGCATCCGCGGCACGATGGCGGGCAAACGCCGTTCTGCGGCGCTCGGCGGCTCCCAGGAGTTCGCCGACTACCGGCCGTACGTGCCGGGCGATGACACCCGGCGAATCGATTGGAGCGTATATGGCCGAACGGGCCGGGCCTATATTCGGCAATATTGGGATGAGCAGGAGCTTCACGCCCATCTTTATATTGACACTTCACGCTCTATGGATTTTGAAGGCGGGGCGCCGTGCAGCAAGCTGCTATATGCGCTGCGTCTGGCTGCGTTGGTTGGTTATGCCGCGCTTGCGGGGGATGATCGGGTAACCCTGCGCACCTTCGACGATCAATCAATGGGCGTTGCTTCTCCTATCCTGAGAGGCAGGGCAGCCTTTCCGAAGCTGTATACGCATCTTGCGCATGTATCCACCACGGCCAAGGGTGCCGTCGGCATGGACGATAAGTCAGGTGAAGGGGCGCTGGCCCCAGCCTCCAATCTTGCCCGGCCATTCCGTTCCGCCGGCGCTCTGCCGCGCCGAGCAGGCGTGACCTGGTTGTTCACGGACGCCTTGTTCGAAGAGGGCATTGAAGAGACGTTGATGTCGTTGGCTTCAGCAGGCCAGCAGCTTGTGCTGGTTCAGCTGCTGTCGCCCGAGGAGCTGCGTCCCAGCTTGTCCGGCGAGCTGAAGCTGGTGGACAGCGAGCTTGGAAGCGGCAAGGAGGTGGCGATTTCCGACGGGCTGCTGAAGGAATACCGCGCCTCCGTCGCCGCTTATCAGGAGCTGCTGAGGAGACGGTGTGCTGAGCTGGGCGCCGCTTACGCGTTTGTAGATACAGGACTGACCATGTCGGAGGCGCTGCAGCTTCTGCTTGCGATACCGGGCGGGCTAAGGCGTTAA
- a CDS encoding AAA family ATPase, with protein sequence MIESKEQLEETAARITRLKGEIAKVIVGQETVVEQLLWCLLAGGHALLEGIPGLGKTMLVRTVADTVALQFSRIQFTPDLMPSDITGTNLMEFGAQGAASQRFQHGPIFGNLVLADEINRATPKTQSALLEAMQEGTVTAGGETYALSKPFFVLATQNPIEQEGTYPLPEAQLDRFLLKIGVDYPTREELKEIVRRTTSVEQPRAVIAMTGEELIGIQRMAKEILISDDMLDLAVKLVMMTHPGEGDATEEVKRYARFGAGPRAVQALVSIAKVRALSSGRLHVSWNDLRSAAPPVLRHRIVLTYEAQAMGLTTDTLTESMITAIEASR encoded by the coding sequence ATGATTGAATCGAAGGAGCAGCTGGAAGAGACGGCGGCGAGAATCACGAGGCTGAAGGGCGAGATCGCCAAGGTCATAGTAGGACAGGAAACGGTGGTTGAGCAGCTGCTCTGGTGCTTGCTTGCGGGCGGGCATGCGCTGCTGGAAGGGATTCCGGGCCTCGGCAAGACGATGCTGGTCCGCACTGTGGCCGACACGGTAGCGCTTCAATTTTCGCGGATTCAGTTCACGCCTGACCTGATGCCGTCGGATATTACGGGTACCAATCTCATGGAATTCGGCGCGCAGGGAGCCGCGTCGCAGCGGTTCCAGCATGGGCCGATCTTCGGCAATCTGGTGCTTGCGGACGAGATCAACCGAGCAACTCCCAAGACGCAAAGCGCATTGCTGGAAGCGATGCAAGAGGGCACGGTGACAGCAGGCGGCGAAACCTATGCGCTTTCGAAGCCATTTTTTGTGCTGGCTACCCAAAATCCGATCGAGCAGGAAGGGACGTACCCGCTGCCTGAGGCGCAGCTGGACCGGTTTCTGCTAAAGATTGGAGTGGACTATCCCACACGCGAGGAACTGAAGGAAATTGTGCGGCGTACAACCTCGGTTGAGCAGCCGCGGGCCGTCATCGCAATGACAGGCGAGGAGCTTATTGGCATTCAGCGAATGGCGAAGGAGATCCTTATATCGGATGACATGCTCGATTTGGCGGTTAAGCTTGTGATGATGACCCATCCCGGTGAAGGGGACGCGACAGAGGAAGTGAAGCGATACGCGCGGTTCGGCGCCGGCCCGCGCGCGGTGCAGGCGCTGGTCTCCATCGCCAAGGTGCGCGCGCTGAGCAGCGGCAGGCTGCATGTGTCCTGGAACGATCTTCGATCGGCGGCGCCGCCCGTCCTGCGCCATAGAATCGTATTGACCTACGAAGCACAAGCTATGGGGCTGACGACGGATACGCTAACGGAAAGTATGATTACAGCGATAGAGGCTTCACGATGA
- a CDS encoding ABC transporter permease produces the protein MKAGETARGGVNWRSKLINPVLDKEIRLRLRTPRAMWTLFFYLIAIGLLAFAAIYLTLGMTGRGASYNPEESRMLFYFLSMAQLGLVAFMAPGLTAGVISGEREKQTLNLLLTTQQSSFTIIISKLISSLSFMILIVTSTIPVYSMVFLYGGVSPKQLVLVFLFYLFMMAMLGSFGIFFSTVLKRTMISVISTYGVTLFIFVGTGILYFVTMSVVENYLQGSSPVTAANADSYRWIGHIITWNPIAALYSILDPTISDELFQGWRGGPSAKGAPMPIWLEFMIIYTVLSAAAIWVSIRKLRPRLNSRK, from the coding sequence CGTGAACTGGCGCTCCAAGCTTATAAATCCGGTGCTGGACAAAGAGATCCGGCTGCGGCTGAGAACACCAAGAGCGATGTGGACGTTGTTTTTTTATCTGATTGCAATCGGGCTGCTGGCATTCGCCGCAATCTATTTGACCCTGGGGATGACGGGAAGGGGCGCGTCCTACAATCCGGAGGAAAGCCGCATGCTGTTCTACTTCCTGTCGATGGCGCAGCTGGGCTTGGTCGCATTTATGGCGCCGGGGCTGACAGCTGGCGTCATTAGCGGCGAACGAGAGAAGCAGACGCTTAATTTGCTGCTGACGACGCAGCAAAGCTCCTTCACGATTATTATCAGCAAGCTGATATCCTCCCTCAGCTTTATGATTCTGATCGTGACAAGCACGATTCCGGTGTACAGTATGGTATTTCTGTACGGCGGCGTGTCGCCCAAGCAGCTAGTGCTTGTCTTTTTGTTTTATTTGTTTATGATGGCGATGTTAGGCTCGTTCGGCATTTTTTTCTCGACGGTGCTGAAGCGGACGATGATCTCCGTCATATCCACTTACGGCGTTACACTGTTTATATTCGTGGGTACGGGCATTCTGTATTTCGTCACGATGAGTGTAGTGGAGAACTACCTGCAGGGCTCAAGCCCAGTCACGGCAGCCAATGCGGATTCCTATCGCTGGATCGGTCATATTATTACCTGGAATCCAATCGCTGCCCTATACAGCATTCTGGACCCCACTATTTCGGATGAGCTGTTCCAGGGCTGGCGCGGCGGTCCGTCGGCCAAGGGAGCCCCGATGCCTATATGGCTGGAATTTATGATCATCTACACGGTGCTGTCGGCAGCCGCCATCTGGGTGTCGATCCGCAAGCTCCGCCCGCGGCTGAATAGCCGCAAATAA